In one Melopsittacus undulatus isolate bMelUnd1 chromosome 4, bMelUnd1.mat.Z, whole genome shotgun sequence genomic region, the following are encoded:
- the PHLDA2 gene encoding pleckstrin homology-like domain family A member 2, translating into MKMQAEVIREGELEKRSDSLFQLWKKKLVVLTKDSLSLFPDGHKRAKGKELGFGSILKVDCVERTGKYIYFTIVTKDRKEIDFRCPDQSCWNASITMALIDFQNKRAIQDFKSRQEMEQAAGAQERRLARAP; encoded by the coding sequence ATGAAGATGCAAGCCGAGGTGATCCGCGAGGGCGAGCTGGAGAAGCGGAGCGACAGCCTCTTCCAGCTGTGGAAGAAGAAGCTGGTGGTGCTGACCAAGGACAGCCTTAGCCTCTTCCCCGACGGGCACAAGAGGGCCAAGGGCAAGGAGCTGGGCTTCGGCTCCATCCTCAAGGTGGACTGCGTGGAGCGCACGGGCAAGTACATCTACTTCACCATCGTCACTAAGGACCGCAAGGAGATTGACTTTCGGTGCCCGGACCAGAGCTGCTGGAACGCCTCCATCACCATGGCCCTCATTGACTTCCAGAACAAGCGGGCCATCCAGGACTTCAAGAGCCGCCAGGAGATGGAGCAGGCGGCGGGTGCCCAGGAGCGGCGGCTGGCCCGGGCGCCCtga